DNA sequence from the Candidatus Sulfuricurvum sp. RIFRC-1 genome:
AGCACTATTATGACTGAATGAAGGTGTTGTAGCAGCGTTACTGGATTGAGATATGGTAAGAGAACGGTGCCAGTCGATACTTTGATCTATCTGCATTTTTTGCTTTTCGATACTTCCATCGATGTTTTGAATGGTAAACGTGACCTCTTTTAAAATACGGGCCTGATTGGGCAGGGTATAACTGACACTGCTTAGCTTGGGTTTGGTATCGGGGATGTTGGAGGATACTGTTTGCATTTCAGAGGGCTTTGCCGCAAAAAAAGGATTTTCACGCGCAACTAAGGGGGAAAGGAGCAAAAGAGAGAGGAAAAGTGAACGTTTCATATAATCTCCCATGGTTACTGTGAATCAGCATCTAGCTCTTTAAGCTCAAAATATTGCTTTTGCAAAGCAGCATTTTCAGCTTTAAGGCGTTCGATATCTTCACTCAAATAATCTTGGTGCTCTTCTAAATCGAGAAGAACACTCAGTGAGTTGTTCCCGAAAAAGATGAATCCCATATAAACACCGACAACGAGAACAATCCCTGAAGCAAGGAGAAACTTGTGCGTTGGGAGACCGAAATAACGCTCACTTAAGCTCTCTTTTTCCTCGCCTATCAGTAATTGATCATCGTGTTGCATTAGTTAAAGAGGGCACTCCCTAAATATTCGCCGTACATTACTTCGGTTTCAATTTCCAACAAACGGTTGTATTTAGCCGTTCGTTCACCGCGCGCTGTTGAGCCTGTTTTGATCTCACCGCAGTTGAGTGCTACTGCAAAATCAGCGATAAATGCATCTTCACTTTCGCCGGAGCGGTGAGACATAACACATTTGTAGCCGTTGCGCTGTGCAAGACGAACCGTGAGCATCGTTTCTGATACTGATCCGATTTGGTTTGGTTTGATCAAAATTGCATTTGCGATCCCTTTTTCGATCCCCTCTGCCAAAATATTGGCATTTGTTACGAACAAATCATCGCCAACAAGCTGTACTTTGTTTCCTAAACGCTCAGTCAAGATTTTCCATCCCGCCCAGTCATCTTCGCTCAAACCGTCTTCGATCGATACGATAGGGTATTTAGAGCAAAGGTCAGCGTAATAATCGACGAGTTGCGCAGACGTAACGGTTCGGTTTTCAGAATCGAGACGGTATCCACCCTCTGTTACGAGTTCAGATGCGGCAACGTCAAGAGCGATAGCGATTTGTTCACCCGCTTTGTATCCCGCTTTAGCAATCGCTTCCATGATCACTTGGATCGGTTCTTCATTCGAGCTCAAATCCGGTGCAAAGCCACCCTCATCGCCGAGTGCCGTGTTAGCACCGCGATTTTTTAGGATTGATTTGAGATTGTGATAGACCTCTGCAGAAGCACGAAGACCTTCGGAAAAATCATTAAATCCGATTGGCATAATCATATACTCTTGGAAATCAACGCTGTTATCGGCGTGGCTTCCTCCATTGATGATGTTGAGCATCGGTACCGGAAGAACCATTGCATTGGCACCGCCGAGGTAGCGATAGAGAGGAATTCCGAGACTTTTTGCCGCCGCACGTGCTACCGCCATGGATACACCGAGAACGGCATTTGCACCGAGATTTCCGTAGTTTTCCGTTCCGTCAAGCTCTTTCATGACCGCATCAACCATCGCTTGGTTAAACGGGCTGAGGCCCATGATCGCATCTGCGATATCAGTATTGACATGTTCAACTGCTTTTAGAACCCCTTTACCCATGTAGCGAGAATCGCCATCACGCAGTTCTAATGCCTCACGTTTACCGGTACTTGCACCGCTTGGAACGATCGCGCTTTCACGTGTTCCGTCACTTAGTTGTACCGTTGCTTTTACGGTAGGATTCCCTCGAGAATCCATTACCTCGATTGCACTTACTTCATCAATAAAAATCATTCGTCTACCTCACCTATATCAGATTCATCCATAGCAATGATGCCTGTTACACCCATTGCTGATTTAATTTTTTCTTCGACTCTGCGAGCCAATTCCGGCTCATCTTTGAATTTTTGTTTTACGTTTTCACGTCCTTGACCCAGTTTGGTATCCTCGAAACTGAACCATGCTCCGCTTTTATCAATAATGTCGAGTTTAACACCGTAATCGACGAGTTCTCCCTCTTTGGAGATACCTTCACCGAACATGATATCAAATTCTGCTTGACGAAACGGCGGTGCCACTTTATTTTTAATGACTTTCGCTTTAACGCGGTTGCCGATTTGGCTTTCCCCTTGTTTGAGGGTAGCAATTTTACGAACATCGATACGAACCGATGCGTAGAATTTTAGCGCATTCCCCCCCGTTGTTGTCTCCGGTGAACCGTATCCCATTGTTCCGATTTTCATACGGATTTGGTTGATGAAAATAATCGTACAGTTCATTTTATGCATGATACCGGTCAGTTTACGCAATGCTTTCGACATTAAGCGCGCTTGAACTCCCACTTGCTGGTCGTTCATCTCCCCTTCGATCTCCACTTTCGGAGTCAATGCCGCAACCGAGTCGATGACGATCAAATCAACTGCCCCGCTTCGGACGATGGTTTCGACGATATCGAGTGCTTGTTCACCGTAATCGGGTTGTGATACGAGGAGATTTTCGACATCAACACCGAGATTTTTAGCGTATCCGATATCAAGCGCATGTTCTGCATCGATAAAAGCACAGATCCCGCCGTTTTTTTGACATTCAGCGGTGATTTGAAGGCTGAGTGTCGTTTTCCCTGAGCTTTCAGGCCCGTAAATTTCGATAACACGTCCTTCCGGTATTCCGCCGATACCAAGGGCCAAATCCAACCCGATGGAACCTGTACTGATGGAATTAATAGGTTCAATCTCTTTGTCCCCAAGACGCATCAACGTCCCTTTTCCGAACGTTTTGTCAATTTGTTTCATCGCAAGTTCAAGCGATTTAAGTTTGTTTGGATCCATCATGCTGTGCTCTCCTGAGACTAATATGTTTTAAAATTACGTCATAATATGACAAATTGAAATATATTTAAAATATATGGCAAATTGCAATATTAATAATTCGCATTCTGGAATAGAGATATTTTAGCGTTATTTGGTTAAAATTTAATTGATTTGTCATTATGAATAGGATTTTAAGTGAAAAAAATGGTGATTGCCCACTCCCCCGATGCTGATGATATCTTTATGTATTACGCCATCAAATTCGGTTGGGTGACGAAAGAAAATACTTTTTTTGACAATATCGCTTTGGATATTGAAACCCTTAACACCGAAGCGTTAAAAGGGACATACGATATCAGTGCGATTAGTTTCGGACTCTACCCTCATATCCGGAATGATTACGCATTGCTTCGAACAGCGGTGAGTTTTGGTCAAGGTTATGGCCCTAAACTGATCCGCAAACGTGAAACGGTTCTAAAAAAGCGCTTCAAAGTTGCTCTCAGCGGAAAATATACCACTAATGCGTTGCTCTTTCGGATAGCCTATCCCGATGCGAAAATCGTTTATATGAATTTTTTAGAGATTGAGCAAGCGGTATTAGACGGGGTCGTCGATGCGGGTGTTTTAATCCATGAATCTATTTTGGGATACGATGAGTCACTCGAAGTGGAGCGCGAGCTTTGGGATATATGGTGTGAACTCTCCGGCGGTGATTTACCACTTCCTTTGGGAGGGATGGCCATTCGCCGATCACTTCCGATTACTTCGGCTATTTCGTATGAGAATCTTTTAACCAAAGCGGTACAAATTGCTCGTGATCACAAAGAGAACCTTTCTAAAATGTTGATGGAACGTAATCTCGTCCGCATTGATGCTCCGACACTGGAAAAATATCTCGAACTTTACGCCAATGACGAATCTATTACCCTCAATGAAACACAATATAAGGCAATCGAACTCTTATTTAACCTTGGATATAAACACGGCTTTTTTGACGCTGCAATTAATCCGAGAGATTTTATGATCCCACTCGAATACACCGAATTGAGGTACTCGTAAATGATGCAGTCGGAGTTGATCGGTTTGGGGATTGAGACGTTTAAAATTGCTCTCATTTTATCGCTGCCCGCACTGCTGGTCGGGATGTTTTTGGGGCTTGCGGTCAGTATTTTTCAGGCAACAACACAGATCAATGAGATGACCCTCAGCTTTATCCCTAAAATTATCGGGATTGTTGTCGTCATTATTCTGACTATGCCGTGGATGATGAACGAAATGCAGGACTTCACGATTCGTATCTTTAATATGATTCCGACCTTTATGCAATGAATACGAAGCGTATAGATTTTTCCAAATTCAGTTCTATTCGTATCGGCCCAATAGTCGAAGTTGCACTCATCGAAAATGATGTTGTTCCGCAGGGGCATTTTATCGTCGGTTCTGCTAATAATGTTCTTATTTCCCCAACCCCGCCACCGCTTATGACCCTCTCTAAAGAGTACGATTTTATCGCTCTTGAAACAGATGGTCTCCATATCGGTGCCGCTACGCCGGGGGGACGTGTTGTGTCGTTTTGCAAAAAGAATGATATTGCCCATTTTGAGTACCTCTCTAAACTCCCGGGAACCCTCGGCGGTATGCTTAAAATGAATGCAGGACTCAAAGAGTATGAGATATTTAATTATCTCATTGCAATCCGTACCCAGAGCGGCTGGAAACAAAAAAGCGAAATCGAATACGGCTATCGTAAAACTTCTATCGATGAAGTGGTATTCGAAGCGGTTTTCGAAGCACAAAACGGATATTCTGCCGAGCGATATGAGATGTTCGCACAGATGCGTTCCAATCAACCGAATGATCCGAGTGCCGGAAGCTGTTTTAAAAATCCTCCGGGTGATTATGCCGGACGCCTTATCGAAGCGGTGGGGTTAAAAGGTCAGCGTGTCGGTGCTATGGCTTTTAGTGAAGTTCATGCCAATTTTCTCGTCAATATGGGCGGAGGTACTTTTGCGGATGCCTTGTCTTTAATACATGAAGCGCAAACACGGGCAAAAACAGCATTTGACCTGGACTTACAATGTGAAGTTGTGATCATTGATTGTGAAAATATGACGAAAAAATAATCTATTCTATTGACTTTAGTCGTCACAGGTGTTAAAATGACGATGAAATTCTAGATTGAAAAGGATTTAAACATACAATGACCGTTAGTTATATCCGTCCCGATAAAGATTTCGATGGTGTTTATGAACAGCTTAAATTGATTAATGGTTATGCTGATCAAAAAAAGATTGCGATTCAAGAAGAGTTTGTGGATCAAACATCTCAAAATAAACGGCTCAGTGAACGGCATGAAGTAGTCCGTTTTTTCCGATCCTTGGATGGCGATACTTTGATCGTTTATGATACATGGACATTGAGCAGCTACATCGAAGATGTCGTTCAAATGTTTAGTTGTCTCCTTAAAAATAATAATACAATCCATTTTGTCAAACCGGGCGTGATAATCGACCGCAAAAGTGATACAATGGTTGTCTTAGGTCTTATCGATCAGCTCCGTCAGGTGCTTCAAGATGATGCCAAAAAAGGGATCGGCCGTCCGCGCGGATCTAAATCATCGTCAAAATTTGATAGGTATTTGGAGCAGATTATCGATTTGTTGAAAAAACGGCGCAGTGTAAGTGAGATCGCACGTATCTTAGGAGTGAGTCGAAGCTCTCTCAAAGATTACATCGAATCGCGTGAACTTAAAGAGGTAGTGAGTGGTGTCATCGGTATCGGAGACGATACGGATGCGGAAGCAACGGTGATTGGAACGATTCAGTGTCCAATCGATGAATCAACTATATGATGGAGGTCGTATGATGAGTGAAGAGACAGTGTCCCCAAAAGGAAAAGAGTATTTGTCGGGGTGGACCCCGTGGCGTATTATGCGGTATTGGTTTTATGGCCTTGTAACCATTTTTGCATTGGCAGTGCCATGGATTACCATCGAGGGAAATCACCTTTTCTTACTTAGCTTTGATAAATTGAAACTCCATTTGATGTTTATTCAATTTGATATGCAAGAGCTTTATTTGATGCCGTTTTTGCTCATGATCTTGTTTATCGGGGTATTCGGAATTACCGTATTGGGCGGGCGGGTTTTCTGCGGATGGATGTGTCCCCAAACCATTTTCCGTGTCGTTTACCGTGATTTGATCGAAACAAAATTGCTGGGTCTTCGCAAACGTATTAAAAACAAACAACAAGAACCGGATTATTCTAAGTTTGAAAATAAAGTAAAACGATTAGTAGGCATTCTCCTTTGGACAGGATTGTCATTTATTGCTGCGGCCGATCTGATGTGGTATTTTGTACCGCCGGAAGATTTCTTTGCCTATATTCAAAATCCGATGGAACATACGGTATTGATGGGATCGATTATCGGGATTGTTTTATTCTTGGTCTATGACATTATTTTCTTGCAAGAGAATTTTTGTGTCTACGTCTGCCCTTATTCACGTATCCAATCGGTTTTATACGATGATGATACCGTTATGGCAATTTATAACCCGAATCGCGGTGGAGATATCTACGACGAGCATAAAGAGAAAATGTTTATCAAACAAAAAGATCTGCTTGCGGTAAATAGCCATGCGGAATGCACTACCTGTGAGAGTTGTGTGAGCGTTTGTCCTACCCATATTGATATTCGTAAAGGGCTTCAGTTAGAGTGTATCAACTGTCTGGAGTGTGTTGATGCGTGTACTGAAGTTATGGGTAAACTCGGTAAAGCGAGCCTTGTAGAGTGGTCAAGTGAAAAAGAGACCCTTTATATGAAAGGTAAAACGGACTATTTCCGTCCGAAAATCTTGGGTTATGTTGCTATCTTAATTATTGTTAGTGTTATATTGGGAATGATGGGAAGTGAAAAAGAGTATATGCTCCTCAACATCAACAAAGAGAACCGTTTGTATTCTGTTCATCAAAATGATGAGGGTAAAGTGCAGGTTGATAACGCCTATACCTTTTTGTTGCAAAATACGCTAAACGAAGATCATGAATACTATTTCAATATCGTTGCTCCTGAGGGAATGGAAGGAAAAATTAAAATCGCTCAGCCGGAAAAACCGTTCAAAGTTAAACCGGGCGTCGTTAAGAAAAAAGTAGTGGTTCTTTATACGGATGAAGTGCTTGTGAATGATGATCGTAAAGATACGGTTATTCCGATCACGATTAATGCGTATGCGGTGGATGCGAAAGATAAAGTGGCGGTAACACGTCAGTCGACGTTTACTTTCCCGCGAGCGGATATGCTCAAATAAGAGTCTAATGTACTTTTCTGTTTAGTCAGAAAAGTACCAAAAGAAAGAATAGAAATTATACGAGAACTGCTTCGCGTTGACCTACTTCGAGATGACCGATAACGTATCCATCCGTTGAAGAGAGAACATCCGCTACATCCCCTTCTTTAACAACCAAAATCATCCCCACACCCATATTGAATGCGCGGAACATCTCGGTACGTTCAACGTGTTGACCGATCAATTCGAAGATAGGTAGAACACGGATAGAAGATTCGGAGATAACGGCACGTAATCCCTCTGGAAGGACACGTGGGAAGTTCTCAACAATTCCGCCCCCCGTGATGTGCGCAAGGGCTTGAATCTTATCTTTGAGTGCTTTAAATGTTTTGACATAGATACGTGTCGGAGTAAGAAGCGTTTCGATGAGAGGTTTTCCCTCAAATTCGTCTTCGAATTTCATTCCCATTTTTTCAAACAACACTTTGCGTGCCAATGAGAATCCGTTTGAGTGAAGACCCGAACTTGGTAATGCGATGAGGATGTCTCCCGCAGCTACTTTGTTTGAACGGTCAAGTTCGCTTTTTTCTCCGATACCGACGGCAAAGCCGGCCAAGTCGTAATCATCTGAGTGGTACATCCCCGGCATCTCAGCCGTTTCACCGCCGATAAGGGCACATTCGGCTTGACGGCACCCCTCAGCAATACCGCTAACGACGGCAGTAGCGGCAGTGACATCGAGTTTACCGGTTGCGTAATAGTCGAGGAAAAATGAAGGGGTTCCAAAATTACAAATTAAGTCATTGACACACATCGCGACTAAATCGATTCCGACCGTGTTATGAATACCTGAATCAATAGCGAGTTTGAGTTTTGTTCCGACACCGTCTGTTGCGGCGAGCATTACCGGTTCTCGGTATCCAGAAGGTAGTTCAAACGCACCGGCAAATGATCCGATTCCACCGAGTACACCGGCTATTGCAGTCGATTTAACGAGTGGCTTGATATTTTCGACAAAACTGTTACCTGCATCGATATCGACACCGGCGTCTTTGTAGCTGATTTGGCTCATTAAGTCCCTCATCTGTTGTAATGAGGGAATTATAACGAAGGGAGAGTTAGGAGAAGTTTATTTTTCGTAACAAGATCCGAAAACTTTTTTGAATGTCCATAATGAAGGGCAAAAATCGGTGATGGCCCATACGATAACCATCACAATAACGAGAGTTTGAAGAATCATAGCGTAGAGCAATTGGTTATTGGCAAACAAAAGCATTGCTGCGATTAAGACGATAGCCATTAAAAAGCGTTGAATTTTTTCAGCACACATTGTAGCTCCTGAATTAATAAGAATAATTGTTTGAAATTATAGCAAATCAGATCGTGTTAACCTTTAACCTCTGAGTATAAATGGAATATTCAAACCTTTTTAATCTCCGCGTGTTACAATCGCTGAAAAATTTCTGTTACCATAAGAAGAGAAACCCTTAATGAAAACATTTATCTATCCTGAAATGATGACCCATGTTGCGATGTGTACCCATAAAAATCCCCGTACGGTGATGGTGCTGAGCACTCAAAGCGATCTTCTTAAAACAGAAATGGCACGTTATCGTGACACAGAATCGGTGTATGTCGATACCAATAATCTATTGAACGGACTCCGCGAGCAAGCGGATAAAAGTATCGATGTGTTACTTTTGGATACGCTGAGCGATGATAGTGCTGTATTCGCCCATGCTAACCGTATTTTAAAAGAAGATGCTTTGATGGTGTGTAAGCATCCTGCGCTGGATGATGTGAGTGCTAATACCAAACTCATGCAGATTTTAGGAAACTATTTTAAAATTATTATGCCGTATCATCTCGAAGATGGTTCTACCCTCTTGCTTTGCTCAAAAGAGTATCATCCGACGGCTGATTTAATTTTACAACGCAGTGATTTGCTAGAGGGTCATCAGTATTACAACTGCGATGTCCATATCGCTGCTTTTGCTATGCCGCAATATGTTCGAAAAAATTACCTCGGAATTATTCGTAACTAATGGCATTTGAATATCATTTTTTTTATCACGCCATCGGAACCCGTCCCGATAGCTACTCTAACACTAAGTTCTCCTCGGCGGAGAGCCCACGCGCAGTAAAACCGCGCTATTCGAGATAATTATGGCTTTTGAATATGCTATCGCACTCACGGGAGGGATTGCAACGGGGAAAAGTACCGTTGCTTCATTGCTCGGGTTAAACGGTCTTCGCATCATCGATGCTGATACGATTGCTCACCGTATTTTGGATGAAAACAGTTCTTGGGTAGCGGAACGATTTGGGTCAGAATTTGTCAAAAACTCTAAAGTGGATCGTCCTGCCTTGGGCAAAATAGTTTTTGCCGATCCTAAAGCGAAAAAAGAGCTCGAAAGTTTTCTCCATCCGAAAATCCGTGCCGCCATCGAAGAGCAAAGCGAAAAACAAGACCGCCTCAAATACCCGTATCTGATCGATATCCCCCTCTTTTTTGAGACATCTTCGTATCCGATCAAAAACTCAGTGGTCGTCTATACTCCTAAAACATTGCAGTTAGAGCGATTTATGAAACGCAACGGTTTCTCCGAAGAGGAGTCTTTGCGCCGCATCGAAAGTCAGATGGATATCGATGAGAAAAAATCGCGCGCGACATGGGTAATCGATAACTCCTCTAATCTTAAACATTTGCAGAAAGAGTGTGAGCAGTTTGTTGATAGTATTAAATTGCTTTATCCCGCTCCAAAAATAAATTAACTTTCTTGTATAACTTCTAAATTAGATTCCGAATCGAGTTCGGAATGACGAGGATGTTGAGCTTTTGTCATCTAACAAGGTTGTTTGATTTTTGTCATCCTGAACTTGATTCAGGATCTAGGTTTCCTATTATATAATTCAATAAAGACTTATCAAGAGGATATCTTCATGCTCCAAATTGCTAAATACTGTGCCAGCGGCAACGATTTTGTCATCTTTCATGCCTTTCACGGGGCAGATCGCTCAGGGCTTGCACGAACTCTCTGTGATCGTCAAAACGGTATTGGAGCGGATGGCTTAATTGTTGTTCTTCCTCATGAACAGTATGATTTCGAGTGGGAATTTTACAATGCAGACGGTTCTACCGCATCAATGTGCGGAAACGGAAGCCGCGCATGCGCTCATTACGCGTATCGTTTTGGATTAGCTCATGAGTCAATGGAATTTTTAACGGGTGCAGGGGTGATAAAAGCTACTGTGGAGGGGGATATGGTTCAGAGTGATCTAACCCCTCCGCTGGTGATTAATGACGCGATTTCAGAGCATGAGATGAGATGGTGGCTGATCGATACCGGCGTTCCTCATCTCGTGACATTTGATGCGGATATGGAACATTTTAATATTGCGATGGCGAGAGAGCTTCGCCACAAATATAATGCTAATGTCAATATTGCTCGTGTAGAGAGCAACGGTGCTATTCATGTCCGTACCTATGAGCGCGGTGTTGAAGATGAGACATTAGCGTGCGGAACAGGGATGGCAGCGTGTTTTTATCGTGCTTCCATCGAGGGATTGGTTGCGGATAATGCTCGTGTTTATCCTAAAAGCGGAGAAACGCTCTATTTAGGGTTTGATGAGGGAACGATTACGTTCAAAGGGGAAGTCAAAGGGGTTTTTGAAACCTACTGGAGATTTTAAACGCCATCGGAACGCGTCCCGATTGGCTACGTTAACACTGGGTTTCCTTCGGCAGGAAGCCCAAAATCGCTTGTGATTTTTTTATAAACCCGCTCTCTCCATAATCTGCGCCTGAGTATCGGCAATTAACGGTTCGATAATATCGTCCATCAATCCCCCCTGCATAATCTCTTCGAGACGATAAAGGGTGAGGGTAATACGGTGATCGGAGATGCGATTTTGAGGGTAGTTGTAGGTACGGATACGTCCACTGCGATCTCCGGTTCCTACTTGATCTTTACGCTCCGACATCTCTTTTTCTTTTGCCTCTTGCATTTGCATATCATAAATACGCGCTTTGAGGATTTGCATCGCTTTATCTTTATTTTTATGCTGCGATTTTTGATCTTGGTTAGTGACGACGATACCGGTCGGGAGGTGGGTAATACGTACGGCAGAGTCGGTCGTATTGACACTTTGCCCTCCTGATCCGCTTGAGCGCATAACGTCGATTTTGAGATCATTTTCATTGATAATGACTTCAACATCATCGACTTCCGGCATCACGGCAACGGTAATGGCTGAGGTATGAACCCGTCCTTGGGACTCGGTAGCCGGGACGCGCTGAACGCGGTGAGTTCCCGCCTCGTATTTGAGACGTGAGTAAACCTGTTCCCCTTTAATGAGGGCGATGATCTCTTTAAATCCGCCTGCATCGGAGGGACTGCTACTCATCAGCTCGATTTTCCACCCCTTTACATCGGCGTAACGGACATAGGCATTGAACAAATCCCCGACAAAAATCGCCGCTTCATCTCCACCCGTTCCGGCACGCAATTCGATATAAATGTTTCGTTTGTCATTGGGGTTGCTTGGGATGAGGAGTTTTTTGATCTCGTCCTCGAGAGGTTCAACCATCGGCTCTAATGATCGTAACTCCTCTTTGGCAAGCTCTCCGAGTTCTGCATCAAACGCGAGCGATTTGTTCTCTTCAATATCATCGAGGAGTTTTTTGTACTCAGTCGCTTTGCTAACAATGGCTTGGATAGAAGATTGCTCTTTCGAGAGATCGGTCATTCGTTTGATATCATTGCCGATATCGGGAGAACTCAAAAGTTCGGTTAATTCGTTATAACGGTTGATAAAAGGGGTGAGTTTGTCGGATAACATAAGTGTGTCCTAAAAGAGGCGTTTTGAGAAAATTAAAGAAGGAATTTTGCCCTGAGGGCAAAAATTAGGCTGCGATTGCGTTAACAGCGAGGTGAAGACGGCTAACTTTACGTGCAGCAGTCTCTTTTTTCAAGACACCTTTGCTTACATATTTATGAAGGTTAGCGTTAGCGATAACAAGAGCAGCTTTCGCTTCTTCTTTGTTTCCTGCATCTACGGCAGTACGAACTGCTTTAACAATGTTTTTAATACGTGTGCGATAGAATCGGTTGCGTTCTGTACGCTTTTCCGTCTGACGGATACGTTTCAATGCTGACTTATGGTTTGCCATGGCATTTATCCTTGTCGAATTTTTTTTAGGGTAGAATACTACCTTAAAGATAATTAAATTTAAGTTAAATTTTATGGATTATCTCTCAAAAGCTTGAAAATTATGGTAAAAAGGAAATAAATTATAATGAAACTCTTTGGAACCGACGGAGTACGCGGTGAAGCGGGCTCGTTTTTAACGGCAGAATTGGCGATGCGTGTAGCGATGGCGGCCGGGATTTATTTCAGTGAGCATTCCCGAACCAAAAAAATTTTAGTGGGGAAAGATACACGGCGCAGTGGCTATATGATTGAAAATGCGATTGTGACCGGCCTTACCGCAGTAGGATATGACGTCGTTCAAATCGGTCCGATGCCAACTCCTGCAATTGCTTTTTTGACGCTGAATATGCGGTGTGATGCTGGGATTATGATTTCAGCAAGCCACAATCCCTACGAAGACAACGGAATCAAATTTTTCGATGCCCAAGGTAATAAACTCTCCGAAGAGATTGAAGCTCAGATCGAAGCAATTGCCCACGATAAAGCCCGCCTTGAAGAAGGTCAGGTCACAGGCAAAAAAATCGGAAGTGCAAAACGGATCGATGACGTTATCGGCCGCTACATTGTTCAACTCAAAAACTCATTCAGTCGAGAATTAACCCTTCAAGGGTTACGTATTGTTTTGGATACGGCTAACGGAGCAGGGTATAAAGTGGGACCGACGGTGCTTGAAGAACTCGGTGCCGAAGTGATCGTATTGCACGATAAACCCAACGGATTTAATATCAATGAAGGGTGCGGAGCACTGCATACCAAAGATTTGCGTGAAGCGGTCAAACAGTACCGTGCCGATATCGGTTTGGCGCTCGATGGAGATGCTGACCGCCTTATCGTTGTGGATGAAAATGGTGATGAAGTGGACGGCGATCAGATTCTTGGAGCACTGGGGCTGTTTTTGCATCGCACCGGACAGCTTAAAGGGGGCGGGATTGTCTCTACCGTCATGAGTAATCAAGCGTTAGAAGATACGATGAATGAGAACGGTTTGAAACTCTTCCGCTCTAATGTCGGCGATAAATACGTTTTGGAAGTAATGCGTGAAAACGGGATTAATTTCGGTGGAGAGCAAAGCGGTCATATCATTTTGCACGATTACGCTAAAACGGGTGACGGACTGGTAAGCGCATTGCAGATTTTGGCACTGCTGCTGACCTCCGCGCAAAAAGCAAGTAAAGTGCTTCGTCCATTTAAGCTTTATCCGCAAAAACTGGTGAATATTAAAGTCAAAACGAAAAAACCGCTCGATCAAATCAAAGGGCTGGATGAAAAACTGAAAGAAATCGAAGCTGCACATATGCGTCATCTGATCCGATATTCGGGTACAGAGAATAAACTTCGTATTTTATTAGAGGGCAAAGATGCCAAAGTGATGGAAAAAGCGATGGAGAAACTCGTAGGCTTTTTTGAGAAGGTCTTGAATGGTTAGATCGATTGTCATCTTATTGTTGGTAATGAGC
Encoded proteins:
- a CDS encoding AMIN domain-containing protein, which translates into the protein MKRSLFLSLLLLSPLVARENPFFAAKPSEMQTVSSNIPDTKPKLSSVSYTLPNQARILKEVTFTIQNIDGSIEKQKMQIDQSIDWHRSLTISQSSNAATTPSFSHNSASSANFGFIRFDTKGKYLAIKTTDPLVRHFVLSSPNRIVLDFKHDAVFQSTQQELNSAPYLSVSLGNHGKFARATITLDGRYNYALNKTGELISITCK
- the eno gene encoding phosphopyruvate hydratase, whose translation is MIFIDEVSAIEVMDSRGNPTVKATVQLSDGTRESAIVPSGASTGKREALELRDGDSRYMGKGVLKAVEHVNTDIADAIMGLSPFNQAMVDAVMKELDGTENYGNLGANAVLGVSMAVARAAAKSLGIPLYRYLGGANAMVLPVPMLNIINGGSHADNSVDFQEYMIMPIGFNDFSEGLRASAEVYHNLKSILKNRGANTALGDEGGFAPDLSSNEEPIQVIMEAIAKAGYKAGEQIAIALDVAASELVTEGGYRLDSENRTVTSAQLVDYYADLCSKYPIVSIEDGLSEDDWAGWKILTERLGNKVQLVGDDLFVTNANILAEGIEKGIANAILIKPNQIGSVSETMLTVRLAQRNGYKCVMSHRSGESEDAFIADFAVALNCGEIKTGSTARGERTAKYNRLLEIETEVMYGEYLGSALFN
- the recA gene encoding recombinase RecA codes for the protein MDPNKLKSLELAMKQIDKTFGKGTLMRLGDKEIEPINSISTGSIGLDLALGIGGIPEGRVIEIYGPESSGKTTLSLQITAECQKNGGICAFIDAEHALDIGYAKNLGVDVENLLVSQPDYGEQALDIVETIVRSGAVDLIVIDSVAALTPKVEIEGEMNDQQVGVQARLMSKALRKLTGIMHKMNCTIIFINQIRMKIGTMGYGSPETTTGGNALKFYASVRIDVRKIATLKQGESQIGNRVKAKVIKNKVAPPFRQAEFDIMFGEGISKEGELVDYGVKLDIIDKSGAWFSFEDTKLGQGRENVKQKFKDEPELARRVEEKIKSAMGVTGIIAMDESDIGEVDE
- a CDS encoding menaquinone biosynthesis family protein yields the protein MKKMVIAHSPDADDIFMYYAIKFGWVTKENTFFDNIALDIETLNTEALKGTYDISAISFGLYPHIRNDYALLRTAVSFGQGYGPKLIRKRETVLKKRFKVALSGKYTTNALLFRIAYPDAKIVYMNFLEIEQAVLDGVVDAGVLIHESILGYDESLEVERELWDIWCELSGGDLPLPLGGMAIRRSLPITSAISYENLLTKAVQIARDHKENLSKMLMERNLVRIDAPTLEKYLELYANDESITLNETQYKAIELLFNLGYKHGFFDAAINPRDFMIPLEYTELRYS
- the fliQ gene encoding flagellar biosynthesis protein FliQ; this translates as MQSELIGLGIETFKIALILSLPALLVGMFLGLAVSIFQATTQINEMTLSFIPKIIGIVVVIILTMPWMMNEMQDFTIRIFNMIPTFMQ
- a CDS encoding UDP-N-acetylmuramate dehydrogenase; this encodes MNTKRIDFSKFSSIRIGPIVEVALIENDVVPQGHFIVGSANNVLISPTPPPLMTLSKEYDFIALETDGLHIGAATPGGRVVSFCKKNDIAHFEYLSKLPGTLGGMLKMNAGLKEYEIFNYLIAIRTQSGWKQKSEIEYGYRKTSIDEVVFEAVFEAQNGYSAERYEMFAQMRSNQPNDPSAGSCFKNPPGDYAGRLIEAVGLKGQRVGAMAFSEVHANFLVNMGGGTFADALSLIHEAQTRAKTAFDLDLQCEVVIIDCENMTKK
- a CDS encoding recombinase family protein; this translates as MTVSYIRPDKDFDGVYEQLKLINGYADQKKIAIQEEFVDQTSQNKRLSERHEVVRFFRSLDGDTLIVYDTWTLSSYIEDVVQMFSCLLKNNNTIHFVKPGVIIDRKSDTMVVLGLIDQLRQVLQDDAKKGIGRPRGSKSSSKFDRYLEQIIDLLKKRRSVSEIARILGVSRSSLKDYIESRELKEVVSGVIGIGDDTDAEATVIGTIQCPIDESTI